From the genome of Virgibacillus siamensis, one region includes:
- the ffh gene encoding signal recognition particle protein, translating to MAFEGLADRLQSTMKKITGKGKVSEQDVKEMTREVRLALLEADVNFKVVKDLIKRIKERAVGQEVMESLTPGQQVIKVVKEELTTLMGGEQSKIAVADRPPTVIMMVGLQGAGKTTTTGKLANHLRKKHNRTPLLAACDIYRPAAINQLETLGQQLSMPVFSKGTDANPVDIATEAIEQAKAEHNDYVIIDTAGRLHVDHELMDELAQIKDAVKPDEIFLVVDAMTGQDAVNVAESFNEQLDISGVVLTKLDGDTRGGAALSIKAVTDKPIKFAGTGEKLDGLEAFHPERMASRILGMGDVLSLIEKAQTNVDEKQAKELEEKMRTMSFTFDDFLEQMGQVKSMGPLEDLMAMIPGANKMKGLKNAQLDEKQLSHVEAIIQSMTKKERQDPSVMNASRKKRIAKGSGTSVSQVNRLLKQFNEMKKMMKQMTGMQKGKKGKGGMKFPFM from the coding sequence ATGGCATTTGAAGGATTGGCCGACCGTTTACAAAGCACGATGAAAAAAATCACAGGGAAAGGTAAGGTTTCCGAACAAGATGTTAAGGAAATGACGCGGGAAGTCCGCCTTGCCTTGCTTGAAGCTGACGTAAACTTCAAAGTCGTAAAAGATTTGATTAAGCGAATTAAGGAACGTGCTGTCGGGCAGGAAGTAATGGAGAGTCTTACACCCGGCCAGCAGGTTATTAAAGTGGTTAAAGAAGAATTAACAACATTGATGGGTGGTGAGCAGAGCAAGATTGCGGTAGCTGACCGTCCGCCAACCGTCATTATGATGGTTGGTTTGCAGGGGGCAGGTAAAACAACTACTACTGGTAAGCTTGCTAACCATCTCCGAAAGAAACATAATCGGACCCCTCTCCTGGCAGCGTGTGATATTTACCGTCCGGCTGCGATAAACCAATTGGAGACATTGGGGCAGCAGCTCAGTATGCCGGTTTTCTCAAAAGGAACAGATGCGAATCCGGTCGATATAGCGACGGAGGCAATCGAGCAGGCGAAGGCAGAGCACAACGATTATGTCATTATCGATACTGCCGGGCGCTTACATGTCGATCATGAGTTAATGGATGAATTGGCTCAAATTAAGGATGCGGTTAAACCAGATGAAATTTTCCTGGTGGTTGATGCTATGACCGGTCAGGATGCTGTGAATGTTGCCGAAAGTTTTAATGAGCAACTTGATATTTCAGGTGTCGTATTAACGAAACTTGACGGTGATACACGCGGTGGTGCAGCACTGTCCATTAAAGCTGTCACAGATAAGCCAATCAAGTTTGCTGGTACCGGTGAAAAGCTGGACGGATTGGAGGCGTTTCATCCGGAGCGAATGGCATCAAGAATACTTGGCATGGGTGATGTGCTATCACTGATCGAAAAGGCTCAGACGAATGTCGACGAGAAACAGGCAAAAGAACTCGAGGAAAAAATGCGTACGATGTCATTTACGTTCGATGATTTCCTGGAACAGATGGGGCAGGTTAAAAGCATGGGACCATTGGAAGATTTGATGGCCATGATTCCCGGCGCCAATAAAATGAAAGGTCTGAAAAATGCCCAGCTTGATGAAAAACAGCTTTCACATGTTGAGGCGATTATTCAATCGATGACCAAGAAAGAGCGCCAGGACCCAAGTGTTATGAATGCAAGCAGGAAAAAACGAATCGCCAAAGGTTCCGGTACTTCCGTTTCACAAGTAAACCGATTACTGAAACAATTCAATGAGATGAAAAAAATGATGAAACAAATGACTGGAATGCAAAAAGGCAAAAAAGGCAAAGGCGGCATGAAGTTTCCGTTTATGTAG
- the rimM gene encoding ribosome maturation factor RimM (Essential for efficient processing of 16S rRNA): MTEKMFNAGKIINTHGVKGEVKVLRITDFEERFMPGNHLYLEQDGEQLLKLEIASHRIHKGYDLICFKGYDNINYVEHFKGCYLKITEEQLTELDANEFYYHEIIGCTVFTRAGEKIGVIREILSPGANDVWVVKKEKGKDVLVPYIEDVVKHVDIEAKKVVIQPMEGLLD; encoded by the coding sequence ATGACTGAAAAAATGTTTAATGCAGGAAAAATAATTAATACACATGGTGTTAAAGGTGAAGTAAAAGTACTTCGGATAACAGATTTTGAAGAGCGTTTTATGCCTGGGAATCATTTGTATCTGGAACAAGATGGCGAACAGCTGCTTAAATTGGAGATAGCTTCACATCGAATTCACAAAGGCTATGATCTGATTTGTTTTAAAGGATACGACAACATAAATTACGTTGAGCATTTTAAAGGCTGTTACTTGAAAATTACGGAAGAGCAACTTACTGAACTGGATGCGAACGAATTTTACTACCATGAGATTATTGGATGTACGGTATTTACCAGGGCTGGTGAAAAAATAGGTGTCATCCGTGAAATTTTATCTCCTGGTGCCAATGATGTGTGGGTTGTGAAAAAAGAAAAAGGAAAAGATGTGTTGGTTCCGTATATTGAGGATGTTGTGAAACATGTGGATATCGAGGCTAAGAAAGTGGTTATTCAACCGATGGAGGGACTGTTGGACTAA
- the smc gene encoding chromosome segregation protein SMC, whose protein sequence is MYLKRLESVGFKSFAERINVDFVPGVTAVVGPNGSGKSNITDAIRWVLGEQSARSLRGSKMEDIIFQGSDTRRPLNVAEVTLVLENSDKGLPLDYEEVSVTRRVYRSGESEFYLNKQSCRLKDIIDLFMDSGLGREAFSIISQGKVEEILSSKAEERRTIFEEAAGVLKYKQRKKKAEYKLAETQENLNRVEDIIHEIEQQIGPLKEQAETAETYLEKKEQLKRHEISLLVTEIEQLHETWQSMLNDLENDKLNEINMKTTIQKHESRLENERQQVQDIDDKIESLQADLLSSTEKLERFESKKKLFHERTKHFDENKQKLETQKGEAASKIERLQAELREENKKLSDIQESRNHTKQLVSQLETKLTTETDSLADQIEELKSDYIEYLNDQAAKRNEKQSIQEQLQQISGKKHRKSEKYATLLDERNTLSTQQDRLNNQLTAQEQNYNELSASFQKLKDKLNNERTSFQEAQTKLYQGFQYLEKLKSKKEMLEDMKEDFQGFFYGVKEVLKAREDKKLRGIHGAVIELIDVPKKYITAIETVLGGQAQHVVVDNDQFARQAITWLKKTNSGRATFLPLGSIQPRFIPKDVRMQVEQHEGYVGVASELVSSEFQTAVKHLMGHVLVAKTLKDANEIAAIVNRRNRVVTLEGDVVNPGGSMSGGAKKKTNQSLFTREKDLQEISHKLNDYQKRTDTFEDKVHKQKQAIEKLEQELQEKEQTVVAEQQKLHDIRTAYKETEMKLGSLNENLSFYDQDNQQFDRDRKDLQNRDEQLEGALNELAEKLKEIQRHINDRTAEKEELQENREQIQHDLQAERVKFAEQEERWKSQREKRNSIKEQLNGMNEQFSAYTVELEDLLDMQHTSETEEEIDQNLQSVKAEKESIQEQIQQLRSDRLERTQRIQDQGRELKEENKKHQAFVQSIQEKEVKTNRLDVELENRLSKLQTEYMITFEKAKKTYDKTEDPDQTRSIVEQLNRGITQLGTVNLGAIEEFERISERYGFLSEQQNDLVEAKQTLYSVIAEMDEEMKSRFGDTFNQIKEEFTQVFQQLFGGGRAELKLTDPKNLLDTGVDIIAQPPGKKLQHLGLLSGGERALTAISLLFAILRVRPVPFCVLDEVEAALDEANVSRFAKYIKVYSEKTQFIVITHRKGTMEEADVLYGVTMQESGVSRLVSVRLEDTKELVNS, encoded by the coding sequence ATGTATTTGAAACGATTGGAAAGTGTTGGATTCAAGTCTTTCGCCGAGCGAATCAACGTAGATTTCGTTCCTGGCGTCACCGCTGTAGTCGGTCCCAATGGAAGCGGGAAAAGCAATATAACAGATGCGATACGATGGGTACTGGGCGAGCAGTCGGCAAGGTCGTTGCGTGGATCAAAAATGGAAGACATTATTTTTCAGGGCAGTGATACACGAAGGCCCCTCAATGTTGCCGAAGTAACACTTGTTCTTGAAAATAGTGATAAAGGCCTGCCGCTGGACTATGAAGAAGTCAGCGTAACAAGAAGGGTATATCGTTCAGGAGAAAGTGAATTCTATCTAAATAAGCAATCATGTCGTTTGAAGGATATTATCGACTTATTTATGGATTCCGGACTTGGTCGGGAAGCATTCTCCATTATCAGTCAGGGTAAAGTAGAGGAAATATTAAGTTCTAAAGCGGAAGAGCGCCGTACCATTTTTGAAGAAGCAGCCGGTGTTCTGAAATATAAACAACGCAAAAAGAAGGCAGAATATAAACTGGCGGAAACACAGGAAAATCTGAATCGTGTAGAAGATATTATACATGAAATTGAACAGCAAATAGGCCCGTTGAAGGAACAGGCAGAAACTGCGGAAACATATCTGGAAAAGAAAGAACAGCTGAAGCGGCATGAAATATCATTGCTTGTAACCGAAATTGAACAGCTTCATGAGACATGGCAATCTATGCTTAACGATCTGGAAAATGACAAGCTAAACGAAATCAATATGAAAACGACTATCCAGAAACATGAATCAAGGCTGGAGAATGAACGTCAGCAAGTTCAGGATATTGACGATAAAATTGAATCACTACAGGCAGATTTGCTTTCTTCTACTGAAAAACTTGAGCGGTTTGAGAGTAAGAAAAAGCTATTTCATGAACGTACAAAACATTTCGATGAGAATAAGCAGAAACTGGAAACACAAAAAGGTGAGGCGGCCAGTAAGATTGAAAGACTTCAAGCTGAGTTAAGGGAAGAGAACAAAAAGTTGTCCGATATTCAGGAAAGTCGGAATCATACAAAACAGCTTGTATCCCAACTGGAAACAAAACTCACAACGGAAACAGACAGTTTGGCCGACCAAATTGAGGAACTGAAATCAGATTATATTGAATACCTTAATGATCAGGCCGCAAAACGAAATGAAAAACAGTCAATTCAGGAACAACTGCAGCAAATCTCAGGAAAAAAGCACCGCAAGTCAGAAAAGTATGCAACGCTTCTTGATGAGCGAAACACGTTATCCACTCAACAGGATAGACTTAATAATCAATTGACTGCGCAAGAACAAAACTATAACGAACTGTCTGCTTCATTCCAGAAGTTAAAAGATAAATTAAACAATGAACGAACATCCTTTCAAGAAGCGCAGACAAAGCTTTATCAAGGATTTCAATATCTTGAAAAGCTAAAATCCAAGAAAGAAATGCTGGAAGATATGAAGGAAGATTTTCAGGGGTTCTTTTATGGGGTTAAAGAAGTTTTAAAAGCACGCGAGGATAAAAAACTGCGCGGAATTCATGGCGCGGTAATTGAGTTAATTGATGTCCCGAAAAAATATATTACCGCTATTGAGACGGTATTGGGCGGACAGGCGCAGCATGTTGTTGTAGATAATGATCAATTTGCACGGCAAGCAATCACCTGGCTGAAGAAAACGAACAGCGGACGTGCGACTTTCCTGCCGCTGGGATCCATTCAGCCGCGTTTCATTCCAAAAGATGTACGGATGCAAGTGGAACAACACGAAGGATATGTTGGGGTTGCGTCAGAATTGGTTTCGAGTGAATTTCAAACAGCAGTAAAGCATTTAATGGGGCATGTTCTTGTTGCAAAAACATTAAAGGATGCTAATGAGATTGCTGCTATTGTAAACAGGAGAAATCGGGTTGTTACATTGGAAGGGGACGTTGTCAATCCCGGGGGATCTATGTCCGGCGGGGCAAAAAAGAAAACGAATCAATCATTGTTTACCAGGGAAAAAGATTTGCAGGAAATCAGTCACAAGCTAAATGACTACCAAAAACGAACGGATACATTCGAGGACAAAGTACACAAGCAAAAACAGGCGATCGAAAAATTGGAACAGGAACTTCAGGAAAAGGAACAAACGGTTGTTGCAGAACAACAGAAACTGCATGATATTCGCACAGCATACAAGGAAACGGAAATGAAGCTTGGATCATTAAACGAAAATCTCTCATTTTATGATCAGGATAACCAACAATTTGATCGGGACAGGAAGGATCTTCAAAACCGTGATGAACAGTTGGAGGGAGCTTTAAACGAACTTGCTGAAAAACTAAAAGAGATTCAGCGTCACATAAATGATCGAACTGCGGAAAAAGAAGAATTACAGGAAAACAGAGAACAAATCCAACATGATTTACAAGCTGAACGGGTCAAATTCGCGGAACAGGAAGAACGTTGGAAAAGCCAGCGTGAAAAGAGAAACAGCATCAAGGAGCAGCTGAACGGGATGAATGAACAATTTTCAGCCTATACAGTTGAATTGGAAGACCTGCTTGATATGCAACATACCTCCGAAACAGAAGAGGAGATTGACCAGAACCTGCAAAGCGTTAAAGCCGAGAAGGAATCCATACAAGAACAAATTCAGCAACTGCGATCCGATAGATTGGAACGTACACAACGAATTCAGGATCAGGGCCGGGAATTGAAGGAAGAAAATAAAAAACATCAGGCATTTGTCCAGTCTATCCAGGAAAAAGAAGTGAAGACAAACCGGCTTGATGTCGAATTGGAGAATCGATTATCCAAACTGCAAACCGAGTACATGATTACTTTTGAAAAGGCGAAAAAAACGTATGATAAGACGGAGGATCCGGATCAAACACGGTCCATTGTTGAACAGCTTAACCGGGGGATAACGCAGCTCGGAACGGTTAATCTGGGAGCGATTGAGGAATTTGAACGCATTTCGGAACGCTATGGATTCTTATCCGAACAGCAAAACGATCTTGTCGAGGCGAAACAAACGTTATACTCGGTAATTGCCGAAATGGATGAAGAAATGAAGAGCAGATTTGGAGATACGTTCAATCAGATCAAAGAAGAATTTACCCAGGTGTTTCAACAGTTATTCGGAGGTGGACGAGCTGAATTAAAACTGACAGATCCCAAGAATCTGCTGGATACCGGGGTAGATATTATTGCACAGCCTCCTGGTAAAAAACTGCAGCATCTCGGACTTTTATCAGGCGGTGAACGGGCTCTGACGGCGATTTCATTACTGTTTGCTATTTTGCGAGTTCGTCCGGTTCCATTTTGTGTGCTGGATGAGGTGGAGGCAGCTTTGGATGAAGCAAACGTTTCACGGTTCGCTAAATATATCAAGGTATATAGTGAAAAAACACAATTTATTGTAATAACACACCGGAAGGGCACAATGGAAGAAGCTGATGTTTTGTATGGTGTCACAATGCAGGAATCCGGTGTTTCCAGACTGGTATCAGTCAGACTTGAAGATACAAAAGAGCTAGTAAACTCATAA
- the fabG gene encoding 3-oxoacyl-[acyl-carrier-protein] reductase: MLEGKNALVTGASRGIGRSIALELAKKGANVAVNYAGNEEKAQSVVDEIQQLGVKSFKVQADVADEKQVKSMVKEAASEFGSIEILVNNAGVTRDNLLMRMKDEEFDQVINTNLKGVFQCTKAVSRQMMKQKYGRIVNVASIVGVSGNPGQANYVAAKAGVIGLTKSTAKEFASRNILVNAVAPGFISTDMTDALTDEQKESMLALIPLAKLGTPEDVAKVVRFLASDDASYITGQTIHIDGGMVM, translated from the coding sequence ATGCTTGAAGGAAAGAACGCACTTGTAACTGGAGCATCCAGGGGAATTGGCCGTTCCATCGCATTGGAACTGGCAAAAAAGGGAGCGAATGTTGCCGTTAATTATGCTGGAAATGAAGAAAAAGCACAATCTGTAGTTGATGAAATTCAGCAATTGGGTGTAAAATCATTTAAAGTACAGGCTGATGTTGCCGATGAGAAACAAGTTAAATCAATGGTGAAGGAAGCCGCCAGTGAATTTGGCAGCATCGAAATCCTGGTGAATAATGCCGGCGTTACCCGGGACAATTTGTTAATGCGAATGAAAGATGAAGAATTTGATCAAGTCATCAATACGAACCTGAAAGGCGTGTTTCAGTGTACGAAAGCTGTTTCCAGACAAATGATGAAACAGAAATACGGCCGAATCGTAAATGTAGCATCCATAGTTGGAGTGAGCGGAAACCCCGGACAGGCGAATTATGTCGCTGCTAAAGCCGGTGTTATCGGTCTTACGAAATCGACCGCAAAGGAATTTGCTTCACGGAATATTCTCGTCAATGCAGTTGCTCCCGGTTTTATTTCCACCGATATGACAGATGCCTTGACAGACGAGCAAAAAGAAAGCATGCTTGCACTTATTCCGCTTGCAAAACTTGGTACCCCTGAAGATGTGGCAAAGGTCGTCCGCTTTCTTGCATCAGATGATGCGAGTTACATTACCGGCCAGACAATTCATATTGACGGCGGCATGGTCATGTAG
- the ftsY gene encoding signal recognition particle-docking protein FtsY, producing the protein MGFMDKLKNKFKQSEETEEVSKTYKQGMEKTRNSFSGKINDLIARYRKVDEDFFEELEEILIAADVGVSTVMDLIDELKMEVKRQNIKDSKEVKEVISEKLVEIYYGDDDEEMEQLNMQNGELSIILVVGVNGVGKTTSIGKLAHKLKQEGKNVVLAAGDTFRAGAIEQLDVWGERAGVDVIKQGAGSDPAAVIFDGIKAAKSRNADVLICDTAGRLQNKVNLMNELAKVKRVIEREVPGAPHEVLLVLDATTGQNAMSQAKTFAEATDVSGIVLTKLDGTAKGGIVLAIRNELQIPVKFAGLGEKMEDLREFNAHAFVYGLFADLLEDSGE; encoded by the coding sequence ATGGGATTCATGGACAAACTCAAAAATAAATTTAAGCAAAGTGAGGAAACAGAAGAAGTTTCCAAAACATATAAGCAAGGCATGGAAAAAACCCGTAATTCCTTTTCCGGAAAAATCAATGATTTAATTGCCCGCTACCGTAAAGTAGACGAGGATTTCTTTGAAGAATTGGAGGAAATTCTGATTGCCGCAGATGTAGGCGTTTCTACTGTGATGGATTTGATTGATGAGTTGAAAATGGAAGTGAAACGACAAAACATCAAAGACTCCAAAGAGGTGAAGGAGGTAATCTCGGAAAAGCTGGTCGAAATTTATTACGGCGATGATGATGAAGAAATGGAACAATTGAATATGCAGAACGGGGAGTTATCGATTATTCTTGTTGTTGGAGTAAATGGAGTAGGTAAAACAACGTCAATTGGTAAACTTGCCCATAAATTAAAACAGGAAGGCAAAAATGTTGTGTTGGCAGCCGGAGACACATTTCGCGCCGGTGCAATTGAACAGCTTGATGTTTGGGGAGAGCGTGCCGGGGTTGACGTTATTAAACAGGGCGCGGGCAGTGACCCGGCAGCTGTGATTTTTGATGGAATCAAGGCAGCAAAATCACGAAATGCGGATGTTCTGATCTGTGACACTGCCGGGCGTCTTCAAAACAAGGTAAACCTGATGAATGAATTGGCAAAAGTTAAACGGGTAATCGAGCGAGAAGTACCTGGTGCACCACATGAAGTGTTGCTCGTTCTGGATGCCACTACCGGACAAAATGCGATGAGTCAGGCGAAGACTTTTGCGGAAGCAACTGATGTATCCGGAATTGTTCTGACAAAACTTGATGGAACCGCAAAAGGCGGGATTGTACTCGCAATCCGCAATGAGCTTCAAATACCGGTTAAGTTTGCCGGCCTGGGTGAAAAAATGGAGGACTTGAGGGAGTTTAATGCCCATGCATTCGTGTATGGATTATTTGCCGATCTTCTTGAAGATAGCGGCGAATAA
- the acpP gene encoding acyl carrier protein encodes MADVFDRVKDIIVDRLDVDESKVTMEASFKDDLEADSLDVVELVMELEDEFDMEIADEEAEKINTVGDAVNYINSTQS; translated from the coding sequence ATGGCAGATGTATTTGATCGAGTAAAAGATATCATCGTGGACCGTTTGGATGTTGACGAATCCAAAGTGACCATGGAAGCCTCTTTCAAAGATGATTTAGAAGCGGATTCTTTGGATGTTGTTGAGCTTGTAATGGAGCTTGAAGATGAGTTTGATATGGAAATCGCTGATGAAGAAGCGGAAAAAATTAATACAGTGGGTGATGCTGTTAATTACATAAACAGTACTCAATCCTAA
- a CDS encoding putative DNA-binding protein — MLEKTTRINYLFDFYQELLTPKQRNYMEMYYLEDYSLGEISELLQVSRQAVYDNIRRTEKMLESYESKLKLYSKFQERQEILIKLDKETAAYERIQTLVKQLQELD; from the coding sequence TTGTTGGAGAAAACAACGCGAATCAATTATTTGTTTGATTTTTACCAGGAACTGTTAACCCCTAAACAACGCAATTATATGGAAATGTACTATCTGGAAGACTATTCGCTTGGTGAGATTTCCGAATTACTGCAGGTATCACGTCAAGCAGTATACGATAATATCAGACGTACAGAGAAAATGCTTGAATCCTATGAATCAAAGCTGAAACTATATTCGAAATTCCAGGAACGACAGGAGATTTTAATCAAACTGGATAAAGAAACAGCAGCGTATGAGAGGATACAAACATTGGTAAAGCAATTACAAGAATTAGATTAG
- a CDS encoding KH domain-containing protein — translation MKALIETIVIPLVDHPEDIVVTETEEETKIVYHLTVNEDDVGKVIGKNGRIAKAIRTVVYAAKSDANKRIYLDIM, via the coding sequence ATGAAAGCCCTAATTGAAACTATTGTGATACCATTAGTCGATCATCCTGAAGACATCGTTGTCACGGAAACAGAGGAAGAGACCAAAATAGTCTATCATCTGACGGTTAATGAGGACGATGTCGGTAAGGTTATCGGCAAGAACGGCCGTATTGCCAAGGCAATCCGTACAGTTGTATATGCAGCAAAATCGGATGCCAATAAACGAATTTATTTGGATATTATGTAA
- a CDS encoding DUF1128 domain-containing protein, translating to MNLENPSQENLKFILDELADNLKVVNREIMDPDDYDLEKYGELKLMYDMIKQKGQLSASETQAFIDELRSVRKNA from the coding sequence ATGAATTTGGAAAATCCGTCTCAAGAAAACCTGAAATTTATTCTTGATGAACTTGCTGATAATCTGAAGGTCGTTAACCGTGAGATTATGGATCCGGATGATTATGATCTGGAAAAATATGGTGAATTAAAACTAATGTACGATATGATCAAACAAAAAGGACAATTAAGCGCCTCCGAAACACAGGCGTTCATCGATGAATTACGTTCAGTAAGGAAAAATGCTTAA
- the rnc gene encoding ribonuclease III, with protein sequence MNFSALQEKLSITFNNHDLLKQAFTHSSYVNEHRDKKFSDNERLEFLGDAVLELGVSQYLFKTKQKMAEGDLTKLRASIVCEPSLVNFARELNFGEHILLGKGEEQTGGRERPALLADVFEAFLGALYLDQGYDEAMNFLEKFVFPKITTGAFSHAMDYKSQLQELVQQHRNQSIEYVITGEKGPSHNKEFVAKVLIKDDMAGSGSGRTKKEAEQRAAKDALDKFE encoded by the coding sequence ATGAACTTTTCAGCATTACAGGAAAAGCTGAGTATTACGTTTAACAACCATGACTTGCTGAAACAGGCATTTACACATTCATCTTATGTGAATGAGCATCGTGATAAGAAGTTTTCGGATAATGAACGACTGGAATTTTTGGGAGACGCCGTTCTGGAACTGGGTGTATCTCAGTACCTGTTCAAAACGAAACAAAAAATGGCTGAAGGAGATTTAACGAAACTGCGCGCATCCATTGTATGCGAACCATCGCTTGTTAATTTTGCACGTGAATTGAATTTTGGTGAACATATTTTGTTGGGTAAAGGTGAAGAGCAGACAGGAGGGCGTGAGCGTCCAGCATTATTGGCGGATGTTTTTGAAGCATTTCTAGGGGCGCTTTACTTGGATCAAGGTTATGATGAAGCCATGAATTTTTTAGAGAAATTTGTTTTTCCGAAGATCACTACAGGTGCTTTTTCGCATGCGATGGATTATAAAAGTCAGCTTCAGGAGCTTGTCCAACAGCATCGGAATCAAAGTATTGAATACGTTATTACAGGTGAAAAGGGACCTTCCCATAACAAGGAGTTTGTTGCCAAAGTCTTAATTAAGGATGATATGGCTGGAAGCGGATCAGGGCGCACCAAAAAAGAAGCTGAACAGCGGGCAGCGAAAGATGCTCTGGATAAATTTGAATAA
- the trmD gene encoding tRNA (guanosine(37)-N1)-methyltransferase TrmD has protein sequence MHIDVLTLFPELVSGVFNHSILKKAYENEKYSYRLVNFRDYTENKHSKVDDYPYGGGAGMVLTPQPIFDAVKEVKKERDTKPRVILMCPQGAPYNQKKAEELAAEEHLVFICGHYEGYDERIREHLITDEISIGDYVLTGGELGAMVVIDSVVRLLPDVLGNKESAPEDSFSTGLLEHPHYTRPADFRGMKVPDILLSGNHAKIDEWRREASLQRTYERRRDLIDETSLSAKDQKILEKIKKK, from the coding sequence ATGCATATTGATGTTTTAACATTGTTCCCTGAATTGGTTTCGGGCGTGTTTAACCATTCCATCTTGAAAAAAGCGTACGAAAATGAAAAATATAGCTACCGTCTAGTGAATTTTCGGGATTATACGGAAAATAAACATTCGAAAGTGGATGATTATCCATATGGAGGCGGCGCAGGGATGGTATTAACACCGCAGCCAATATTTGATGCGGTCAAAGAAGTCAAAAAAGAACGGGATACAAAACCGAGAGTTATTTTAATGTGTCCCCAAGGCGCTCCTTACAATCAAAAGAAGGCGGAAGAACTGGCCGCTGAGGAGCATCTGGTATTTATCTGCGGACACTATGAGGGGTACGATGAGCGGATTCGCGAACACTTGATCACAGATGAGATATCAATCGGTGACTATGTGTTAACCGGCGGAGAGCTTGGTGCAATGGTGGTTATTGATAGTGTTGTTCGTTTGTTGCCTGATGTATTGGGCAACAAGGAATCAGCACCGGAAGATTCATTTTCCACCGGTTTGCTGGAACATCCGCATTATACACGTCCAGCAGATTTCCGAGGAATGAAAGTTCCGGATATTCTTCTTTCCGGGAATCATGCGAAAATCGATGAATGGCGCAGGGAAGCATCACTACAGCGAACGTATGAAAGGCGCAGAGACTTAATCGATGAAACCTCATTATCGGCAAAGGATCAGAAAATCCTGGAAAAGATCAAAAAGAAGTAA
- a CDS encoding YlqD family protein yields MQIIKKVLIKQIVTEKSKEKLHKKFYDHKMRLEQECQQLLFEQRKLLNKSGVSKQELSQRFQQEIKNRKEKIKLVDFKMEQLDMLEIGSEITEKEVEALVEVKEGSHWEEIMEETAIVIKDDVVIRIDE; encoded by the coding sequence GTGCAAATAATAAAAAAAGTTTTGATTAAACAAATTGTGACAGAGAAAAGCAAGGAAAAGTTGCATAAGAAGTTTTATGATCATAAAATGCGGCTTGAACAAGAGTGTCAACAGCTGTTATTTGAGCAGCGCAAATTACTGAATAAATCCGGTGTCTCCAAACAGGAGCTATCCCAGCGGTTTCAGCAAGAGATCAAAAACCGCAAAGAAAAGATAAAGCTGGTTGATTTTAAAATGGAACAATTGGATATGCTTGAAATCGGCAGTGAAATTACCGAAAAAGAAGTTGAAGCTCTTGTTGAAGTAAAAGAAGGTTCGCATTGGGAAGAGATCATGGAAGAAACTGCGATTGTCATTAAAGATGACGTCGTAATCCGTATCGATGAGTAG
- the rpsP gene encoding 30S ribosomal protein S16 gives MAVKIRLKRMGSKRNPFYRVVVADSRSPRDGRLIEQIGTYNPVVNPVEVKIDEEKALDWMTKGAKPSDTVRNLFSKEGIMKKFHDQKNQ, from the coding sequence ATGGCAGTGAAAATCCGTTTAAAGCGTATGGGATCCAAAAGAAATCCATTTTATCGCGTAGTCGTTGCTGATTCACGTTCTCCACGTGATGGCCGACTGATCGAACAAATAGGAACTTACAATCCCGTTGTTAATCCAGTTGAAGTGAAAATAGATGAAGAAAAAGCATTGGATTGGATGACGAAAGGCGCTAAGCCAAGTGATACAGTTCGTAACCTTTTCTCAAAAGAAGGCATCATGAAAAAATTCCACGACCAGAAAAATCAATAG